The following nucleotide sequence is from Stigmatopora nigra isolate UIUO_SnigA chromosome 20, RoL_Snig_1.1, whole genome shotgun sequence.
TTTGAACCggaaaaaaggaataaataaaacgAAATACTTACATGAATACATATTATATAATGTCAATTCCTGTTAAATAAAGATTGTAGATAACTagataatattttatatatatatatatatatatatatatatatatatatatatatatatatatatatatatatatatatatatatatatatatatatatatatatatatatatatatatatatatatatatatatatatatatatatatatatatatatatatatatatatatatatatatatatatatatatatatatatatatatatatatatatataaatagataaattcaaatgtgtttttttatctaatatttgcatttttcccattgtttttctttagtccaaaaaaagattttgacccggaaaaaggaataaataaaactaaatacttACATGAATGCATATTAAATAACATGTCAATATACTGTTTAATAAAGATTGTAGATAACCAGATAGTATTTTTagtaaaagtaaatatataaataaaaatgtgggtattttttaatctaatatttgcaatttttccCCAGTTTTTCTTTAATCCAAAAAAACTTTACCCGAATAATTTGAATCCCgattttttccaggaaaacttCAGAAAGCAGAGTACATTTTAAGCAGTCTCATTATCAACAGTGGAACAACAGGTGAACTCATTTAACATCTTATAGTACAACGTTATGaaatatagaataaaatatgtatataaatatttcatttttttttttgacagggtGTTGGGCATACCATTCGGAAAGTGACCGCGTTCTCGTGCAAGCCGTCTGCCTGCAAATACGTGGGATGATTTTGCAAAAACTAGGTTGGATTCTTTTCTTGtgcttccatattttttttaatcattattaattgttttgaattatGATTACAGGGCTATGGCTGGAGGCAGCGTATCTAATCTGGGCTTCACTGATTGGGTACTACGCCCTCCCACGGCCAGACAAAAAGGTAAATATTagctaagattaaaaaaaaaaaaaaaacataaaaaatatatggattagtgttatacaaaaaaaaatcacaataatcagCTTAAAGTAATATCAGGATTGATCACAAATTGTATCAACCAGATTTGGCTCGtgagacttatactcaggtgtgccTTTTCGtcgaaaaaatacagtatttttcagATTAGCATTGttagaaatgtacttttttgaaagttatacaaaaaatagcaataatcGGTTTAAAGTAATATCAGAATTGATAGCGAATCGTATCGAGCAGATTTGAGGCAATATACAATCCtattggctagtgcgacttatactcaggtgtgccTTTTCGtcgaaaaaatacagtatttttcagATTAGCATTGttagaaatgtacttttttgaaagttatacaaaaaatagcaataattGGTTTAAAGTAATATCAGAATTGATAGCGAATCGTATCGAGCAGATTTGAGGCAATATACACTCCTATTGGCtcatgcgacttatactcaggtgtgccTTTTCGtcgaaaaaatacagtatttttcatATTAGCTTAGttagaaatgtactttttgaaaaagttatacaaaaaatagcaataattGGTTGAAAGTAATATCAGAATTGATAGCAAATCATATCGAGCAGATTTGAGGCAATATACACTCCTATTGGCTCATGCGACTTATAATCAGGTGTGCCTTTTCGtcgaaaaaatacagtatttttcatATTAGCCTGATACGATTCGCTATCAATTCTTTAGGCTGATTATTGCGATTTTTTGGTATTACTCTttcaaaaaagtacatttctaacagtgacttatactcaggtgtgccttttcgtcaaaaaaatatagtattttcaAATTAGCATTGttagaaatgtactttttgaaagagttaaaccaaaaaaatcacaataatcagTTTAAAAGATTGATAGTGAATCGTATCAGGCATATTTGAGGCTTCTACACACCCCTATTgcctagtgcgacttatactcaggtgtgccTTTTCGTATGAAAAATACTGTcgtttttatattataataaacATTGGCAGTTTTTACTTTGCAGGGTATAGGAACTTCTCTTGGCATTTTAGCTAATATTCTGCTTTCCATGAACGATGAGGACTTCCGTGTTTTCCAGACCAATCCTGACGTTGATTTAGTGAGTGGAACTGAGTCCGTCCAACTTGGTTTATGTCATTTCTAATAATTTCTGGTGCAGTTTTTGCTGGGCGAAACGTCCCATCGACTTCTGTGTGCGGCTAAGGCGGCCCAAATGGCAGTGGTGTACAGCCAATACACGCCACTCTACGTGCTAACCAATGTGGTATGTTTTCCTGGAGCCAATATGGCGGCATTGGGGCGTTTCGGTATTTAGTTtgacatacatttatatttttaaaaaatccaatctgattTAAAGCAACCTTGCATTAGATTTCCTACACTTTTCCgactactgcatttttttaatgcaaaaattattcagtattttacaatattcttaccgtattggcccgaatataagacgacccctttttttcaagactcaagtttgaaaaaactttgattagcaaattcaatttttatacagaaaataatgacaacaaacctgaaacaataacaaaataaaaaatatgttattttgcctcattcaaataatgcaaaaactgttttaatatctaaatttaaATATGTGAACTAAAATGCAATCATATTTGTAAATTAACGTCTTCTAGTTTTTGAAATATAAATCAACCAAATTAGTCTAatcataaaacaacaacattgaaatAAGGGCATAAATCATCAAAATGTTCAGCATTCACttatctggcgccatctagaGGTTGTAAATGAGTATCATGTCTACACCCCGAATCTAAGATGACCcccaatttttcaattttatttcaatgcaaaaaaaaacacgtcttACATTCAGGCCAATGGGGTATTCTGATACTAACATATAGGCATCAAACCCGTTTCTTCCTATTGCAGACCGCCCAAGGGACCTGCTTGTTGTCATACAGTTTTTCCGAGGCCTGCCACCCAAAAAATAGGCCGGAGTTCCTGTTAAAAGCCAAGGAGGCATTTAAAGTTGGACTATTGACAAATGCGGATGGTCAAGCGGTCACCAGCAAACAGGAGCTGCATACCCTAATTAAAGCTGCTTATTCGCTTGCCATCGTTCGCAAATGGCTTGACGGACCCTCGGATTCCGTGACACGAGCAACGAGGGCTTGCCAAGAAGCCCTGACTCAATTTTCCCATTACACCCAAGCGGAAACCCAGGACCAGGGCGGCTTCTGCGCTGAAATTATGCGATCCGTGTCTCAGGTTAAGGCGGAGTTGTGGGTGGAGCCTTTTGTGAATTCTGAAAAACATTCGTTTATACCAGATAGCTTCCGAAGTGGGATTGACCCTTTAATCCGGTTCACCTTGGACGATTTCTCCAAGGCGTTGCAGAGTCTACAGAAGTACCACACGTCGTTATGTCACTCCGCCGAGTCCAAGTGCGAATCCGGGGTGGAAGAAGTCGATTTAGCCAGGGTTTGTATTACAGCATTCGAGACTACGGATTGTGAGACCACAGATTGCAACCCAGACGCGGGTAAAACATCGGGTTGCGATGTTTCGCCCTTGCCTGAGCGCTACTGCGCGAAGAGTCTTAGCTCTTCTTGGATGAAGCTCTCCTTGACAAGTTCCGGGTCGGCCAAGTTTGCCGCTATACCTGTGCAGGATGTAGGCGGAGCTACGTTTTTGGCTTCGCAAAGACCTGGCGCCACATTCTCTTCAAGTGCGAGTCgtggtttggaaaatgtggAAATGTCAGAATCAGAAATCCCAACGGACCCACTGGATGACGGTCTGCCACGGTCTTTATCGCAATTAGTACTCGACTCGAGCTCTCTTAGCAACAGTTTCGGTTCCAAGTCTTCATGGGAAAACATCTTGAGGTCTGCGGGAAGTCACGGGAGTGGCAAATCAACTGGGAGCTTCTTTCTTATTAAAAAGCAAGATTTCCAAAGCACCGATCCCGAGTATGACCCTACTACTGGGTGGGATATCTTAGGAATGAGCAAATCACCAGAGACCCCATACAATGGCAACTGTAAGACAACTGAACCCTCAACAGAAAATTCTCACGTTACACCAGATGAGCCAAACCAAAGTCCTCAAACCTCCAACCCACGATGCAACAGTTGCCTCAAGGGTAACTTCCTGGTTCCAGTGGCTTCACCTGGGCAGTATTCCTTATCCCAACAGGACTACCAAAACCTCCTAGCTGGAGTTTGCCATGACTGTCTCCTGACAAGACTGGGCGGCGATAAAACCAAGTTCAAACTCGAGCAATATGACATAGCCCACAGTAAGTTTCCTCCATTCATTGTCTATGGAACTCCCCCGGATTCTAACGGTCGTCTCTTCCACTCTGCTAGATGCGCTTCATTTAAAGTTCTCCAAAGCCTCGGGTCTGTGGACCGCCAGAGAGACCTGCGCCTACATCGGCCGACCAATGGGCTTGCACGGTACTCACCGAAACGCCATCTGGATCCGGTTCTTACACCAGGAGGAAAGGCTAAGCAAGTGTGCAGAAAAAACTAACCCATTGCATGCTTTCGCCATGATTTCTGACTATTTTCGCCAATCTTTAGCTACGTTGGGAAGGATTACCGGAAGCCCACGGAGATCCACTTCCACCTGAGAGACGTGGAGAGGCAGATGACGGCCCAGTACTACGTGACAGAATTCAACAAGCGCCTCTATGAAAAAGACATCATGGCCCAGATATTCTTCCTGCCCTCCGAGGCGCTTCTGGTAAGTCGCCGatccctggccggacgtttggttgccggacgtttgttccccgttggtccccggtcttttgctcgccagtcaaatggtgacagagagtaagtactgttgaaaatagctctcaacaagagtttaatatctaaatacctactgttgattcatgagagagagtttaatatctaagtactgtttaatatctaagtactgtttaatatctaagtactgtttaatatctaaataatgtttaatatctaagtactgtttaatatctaagcactgtttaatatctaagtactgtttaatatctaagtactttttaatatctaagtactgtataatatctaagtactgtataatatctaagcactgtttaatatctaagtactgtttaatatctaagtactgtataatatctaagtactgtttaatatctaagtactgtttaatatctaagtactttttaatatctaagtactgtataatatctaagttctgtataatatctaaatactttttaatatctatgtactgtataatatctaagtactgtataatatctaagtactgtttaatatctaagtactgtttaatatctaaataatgtttaatatctaaataatgtttaatatctaagtactgtttaatatctaagtactgtttaatatctaagtactgtataatatctaagtactgtttaacatccaagtactgtctaatatctaagtactgtttaatatctaagtactttttaatatctaagtactgtataatatctaagtactgtataatatctaagcactgtttaatatctaagtactgtttaatatctaagtactttttaatatctaagtactgtataatatctaagtactgtataatatctaagtactgtataatatctaagtactgtataatatctaagtactttttaatatctatgtactgtataatatctaagtactgtataatatctaagtactgtttaatatctaagtactgtttaatatctaagtactgttgaaaccagctcacaaaattatattcattaaagtttaatatctaaatatctacagttGATTCATGTTCATccaaatgtccaggcgaccaaacgtcagagTACCGTCCCGATCACACCCACAACACCCTTGCCCCAAAAACTACCTCGTGTTCATGTCAATCAGATTTTGTCCGGGGACGAAATAGCGGGCTGCGTCACCGTGGAACCGTACATGCTCGGCCCGTTTGTGAAACTCaccaacaagaagaagaagaagaacgacCATCTGCCCGCCACGGATTACGGTCTAGCATTCGGACATTTTACCTACCTGCACTCTGACGGCCAAGACGTTGTTGTTGACTTGCAAGGTGCGTTTTCCAAGATAGGAAATGTGATATTCCTCCATCTAAAACCAGGAATACATTTTCTGTCCTCAAAGGGTGGGTGACTGCCAACGGCAAAGGGTTGACTTACCTCACGGACCCCCAGATCCACTCCACGAGAATCCCCCGAGGTCCGTCCAACTTCGGTCAAGGCGGTATTGATTCCTTTCTGCGAGATCAACACGGACCAGAGTGTAAAAACATTTGCCGGCTTCTAAACCTCCCCCCGTTGCCCAAAAATCCACATTAACGAATGATTCGTCATGCCAATACATGGAGGTGAAGCAATTTTAGTTACTGCCCcccagcccaaaaaaaaattagccAGATAGTTTCCtgatcttaaaataaatataaaaactaaaatgtttacATACTATAATGTGATTATGAAACACACTagcagtagtggtggtggtggtagtagtagtagtagtagtagtagtgttggttgttgttgtagtagtagtagtgttggttgttgttgtagtagtagtagtgttggttgttgttgttgtagtagtagtgttggttgttgttgtagtagtagtgttggttgttgttgttgttgtagtagtagtagtagtagtagtagtagtagtgggagtagtagcaatagtagtggtagtagtggtagtagtagtagtagtagtagtagtagtagtagtagtagtagtagtagtagtagtagtagtagtagtagtagtggtggtagtagtagtagcaatattagtggtggtagtagtagtagcaatattagtggtggtagtagtagtagcaatattagtggtagtaggagtagtagtagtagtaaggagTAGTACaaatagtggtggtagtaggagtagtagtagtaaggagTAGTACaaatagtggtggtagtagtagtaaggagTAGTACaaatagtggtggtagtagtagtggtgatagtggtagtagtggtggtagtgggagtagtagtaatagtaatagtagtagtagctgtagtagtagtagtagtgattgtagtggtggtagtagtagtagtagtggtagtagtagtagtagtagtagtagtggtggtggtagtgggagtagtagtaatagtagtagtagcagcagtagtagtggtggtggtagtagtagtagcggtagcgaaagttgtagtagtagtggtagtggtagtagtagtaatagtagtattaatagtagttgtattaatagtagtagtattaatagtagtagtattaatagtagtagtagtaatagtagtagtacaagtagtggTAGTGGCAGTAGTGGAAGTGGTAAATTGTGCTatacactagatggagctgccTGTCTGTTTTGTAGAAACTTGAAGTATTTTAGTTGTTGCTTATACTGCGGAAAAtagggctaaaaaaaacactaacaaatATTTGCATGATAGTTTTTCATATCACCAAGTTTTGGGGCAGTTGAAATAAGGCAAGACAGGTACAATTCTACCCCTTGGTCACTGATAAGCCTGATATTGAATGGTTGTGTCCATGTTTACAACCAAAAGGGGCTTTTATCTTGCAGCACTGTAATGGCAAAAATGGGTCACAAAGCCTTGGccgttatgtttttatttttgtatacaaggttatttaaaaaaatggagtagttgaactatttattcattgtttAGACTTGTTATCATTTAAAGCAATATGTAGTCATCTCTGTAGTATGAGTCAATTGTTGTCAAACCGGTTTAAGTGCGCAAAACAGGAACAAAAATCACCTGACTATCACCTGCATCCATTTTCTTTATACTGTATAACACGCAAGTTGTCAGGTGATTCCCGTATCAGCATTGATTGCAGGTCATGTGACCTCCTCAGCTCATAAAATGACTGTAAACTGCTTTGTTATGGACTCATTTGAGCGATTTAGAAAAATGTTAACAATCCAATGCAACCTTCTTCTAATCATATGTGCTTTGActtcaaattaattttatttggaGTAAATCAGGTGCGAATGACCTTTTCAGAACGCCATGTCCTCGCGTGTAGGACGTTTAAacggcgccattttggagaTGTGTCTATCCTAAATGTGTTGTGATATAATGGAGCTGATATGCAACTCTGAGTAGGGAATTGTTATGTCTTTAATAGTagtgtgtttgcattttttatccgattggcgtccaatcttgtctatcgccatcaatggcggtCGATGGgttaaggaataacatttatgttttagttttatttatcaGATGGAGCAACTGCAAATGTGTTTTAACTCTGGAAATCAAATGTAGGGCCGGTTTTTGCTTTGGGTAGGATGGGCGACTGCTTAGGGTGCAATTGCTAAAGGGGGCgcataaaaactttttttagagTATTTTCCCACATTTTCATTGGTGTTGACTTTGTggtaaaatttatttttaaattattttttattaggaTGTAGTTTATAATTAGGCACCAAAAAAGACCAGAAAAGTTCAGTTATAGGTTCAACCCAAATCATCCAGAATACAATTTAACAGTATTATAAACAGTACTATAAACCCTAAATATCAGGTGTCcaaatggcggcccgggggccaaatctggcccgccagatAATTTTATGTGACAATCACGAGTGAAGAATGaagaatgaagaatatagatgtatattaaatttcctttttaaatccaaatttgtaatttttaaatcaatttttcgttgtttttagttcaaaaatcattttggaaaatttaaaaatatatatataaaaaagctaaaataaacattgtttaaaatctataaaaaaactgaatattcggggcttttaaaccagttattttgatccatttattaaagaaatctagatattatatctaaaaatggtcttatcttaattatttttaatgtattttttttcaaaaatattgacttgcaaaaaaactatgtatttaatacacatacataatatactatattgtagttttttctttttacattagggttgattgttttgttttttttttttttgggaggggggctGTAGATAATTTTGCCCATGACGCTAAATTAGCTAGAACCGCCTCTGTATCTACATAACATTGCCCAGCAGTTAAAATTTACCATTTATACCCTAAAATACATTCAtcctgaatatatatttttcacaaCTGAAAGTTATATGACAGTGATGTCACACCCCTAGATTTTACAACCCTCATATAACCCATTAAACCTGTAATCCTCCAACTATTCCAAATTGCAGCACTGAAGTACTGAAGTACAACGTGAACCTTATCCTACTGGTTGACACTTATAAGGAAGTTACTCCACCTCGCTTGCTTATTATTGCCTGCTGTGCCGCGGCGGTGAGGAACAAAAATGCGGGTTATTATTGTCCTTTTAACCTTTCTGGCAGCGTGTGGGGCGAAAAATCCGGAGCCGTGCAGTAAGTACATAACAATTCCTTTAGTTTTTAACTTATTAAACCCTTATTtaatggctttattttttttttttttgcaacccaAACAACAGCCAGTCCTGCGCTTTTAAGTGGTCAGCTGACTTTGGTAAGTCTGATTTTATGTGGGTTGTTTCAtacttgatttatttaataagggagagCATATATTAatgagcatatatatatatgtaaatatgtaaaattgtaTTATAGTTATTCTGttgtttcataaaaaataaaacattttacacTATGAAAAATAAAGCATAACATTTTGATAGTCTTTAATTTGATAAATTTGCCcaaaaagttgctgtgcaatataaaataaataaaataatcaactgcagacaattttcagcctcacaaaaagtaGCTAAATTATCCTCACACATGgctatttacaaataaaaaaattaaaaaatgatgaatttaacccattttaacatCTTTTACTGGGCTTTTCCTGCATCTCAAAATTGCTTATTAGCTATTATTATCCTTTTGCATTCATGTTCTGCgttagcctctattgctaacatgctaaaaacatgtttcctcACCTGAGTATTGGTCTGAAACTAGTGTTGTTCTTAtaacagcgcccccattctcTGTGATGGCCAGGTGATGTCATTGCAGTTTAAATTTCAAGTTTTATCCAACAATTACCATAttattgtttacaaaaaaattcacaatAATTTTTGTTATcgttttataacatttttgtgCAGTCTACACAGAATGAGCAACTCTGGGCGTTTGCCCGCTACATGTACGACGCACTTGGACAACGGATAAGGTTGCAAGAAATGGGATTTTACCAGAATAAGTCTTTCACATATGACGCTCTTCTACTCTACAGAGAGGTTTGTATCAATAATCATGGCTTTTATATGGGTAAGGAATTAAAAACTGTACCTGGATCAGGGGGTGATGTATGAGATCAACCAGCAAGACGTCACTTGCAAGAAAAGAGCTTTACGGGCGGACTTCCATCCAATGGCTGTCCCCAGAAATGCCAGTCTTATGGGTCAGGCCGTTCTTGGGAGTTCCTCAGGGCCAGGTCAGGGGGTCCTGGTCGATACATGGACGGGTCAGCTTCCTGATAATGGTAAGGAGGCATGTGAGGGTAATTTGCAATCATCTTTAATTTGTCAATTTTATCCTGCAGCACGTTATTTGATCACCGTGACGGAATTTGGGTGCATTCCGATTTCCACATCATACAAAACGAAGCCGTTTGGATGGATAGTGACCAGGTAAGGGTtacccggacgcttggtcgcccggatgattggtcgcccggatgattggtcgcccggacgattggtcgcccggacgattggtcgcccggacgattggtcgcccagacgaTTGGTCGTCCAGACGATTGGTCGACCAGACGATTGGTCGTCCagacgattggtcgcccagacgaATGGTCGCCCATCGCCCagacgattggtcgcccagacgaTTGGTTGCcacgacgtttggtcgccttaATGTTTGGtcgtcccggacgtttggtcgccttaATGTTTGGtcgtcccggacgtttggtcgccggacgtttgacaacatgacagtttacttttgaaatcagctctcaaattatattcataagagagagtaaaatatataaatatctactgttgaaaccagctctcaaaattatattcacccgggcgaccaaacgtccggttacgCCAGGGGTAGTCTCCATGTTTTACTCAGTTTTGACAAACTAATGAATATaaccatttatttttgctttgacAGCTTTTTCAACAATGTCATCGGCATTTCGGACCCCAATCAGCTCAATCCCCCCGCTTTCT
It contains:
- the alpk1 gene encoding LOW QUALITY PROTEIN: alpha-protein kinase 1 (The sequence of the model RefSeq protein was modified relative to this genomic sequence to represent the inferred CDS: substituted 2 bases at 2 genomic stop codons), with translation MDNQEVKVCLERCLKAAGTGICGQITEKDKLNYCSARESLCEELVFLLQDAMDMRWPFVPEKWQYKQDITPKDKINLSELIGGHLSQLLNVLEAAIMAEEAEFALALLFLVDRFLYWTDQSGAVLKMSKLLHKRHPNAPVAPQLVIRQARVYLNSGKLQKAEYILSSLIINSGTTGCWAYHSESDRVLVQAVCLQIRGMILQKLGLWLEAAYLIWASLIGYYALPRPDKKGIGTSLGILANILLSMNDEDFRVFQTNPDVDLVSGTESVQLGLCHFXXFLVQFLLGETSHRLLCAAKAAQMAVVYSQYTPLYVLTNVTAQGTCLLSYSFSEACHPKNRPEFLLKAKEAFKVGLLTNADGQAVTSKQELHTLIKAAYSLAIVRKWLDGPSDSVTRATRACQEALTQFSHYTQAETQDQGGFCAEIMRSVSQVKAELWVEPFVNSEKHSFIPDSFRSGIDPLIRFTLDDFSKALQSLQKYHTSLCHSAESKCESGVEEVDLARVCITAFETTDCETTDCNPDAGKTSGCDVSPLPERYCAKSLSSSWMKLSLTSSGSAKFAAIPVQDVGGATFLASQRPGATFSSSASRGLENVEMSESEIPTDPLDDGLPRSLSQLVLDSSSLSNSFGSKSSWENILRSAGSHGSGKSTGSFFLIKKQDFQSTDPEYDPTTGWDILGMSKSPETPYNGNCKTTEPSTENSHVTPDEPNQSPQTSNPRCNSCLKGNFLVPVASPGQYSLSQQDYQNLLAGVCHDCLLTRLGGDKTKFKLEQYDIAHNALHLKFSKASGLWTARETCAYIGRPMGLHGTHRNAIWIRFLHQEERLSNYVGKDYRKPTEIHFHLRDVERQMTAQYYVTEFNKRLYEKDIMAQIFFLPSEALLILSGDEIAGCVTVEPYMLGPFVKLTNKKKKKNDHLPATDYGLAFGHFTYLHSDGQDVVVDLQGWVTANGKGLTYLTDPQIHSTRIPRGPSNFGQGGIDSFLRDQHGPECKNICRLLNLPPLPKNPH
- the epdl1 gene encoding ependymin-like 1 isoform X1, with the translated sequence MRVIIVLLTFLAACGAKNPEPCTSPALLSGQLTLSTQNEQLWAFARYMYDALGQRIRLQEMGFYQNKSFTYDALLLYREGVMYEINQQDVTCKKRALRADFHPMAVPRNASLMGQAVLGSSSGPGQGVLVDTWTGQLPDNGKEACEGNLQSSLICQFYPAARYLITVTEFGCIPISTSYKTKPFGWIVTSFFNNVIGISDPNQLNPPAFCQDALHEEPVDFFSLFHMK
- the epdl1 gene encoding ependymin-like 1 isoform X2, which codes for MRVIIVLLTFLAACGAKNPEPCTSPALLSGQLTLSTQNEQLWAFARYMYDALGQRIRLQEMGFYQNKSFTYDALLLYREGVMYEINQQDVTCKKRALRADFHPMAVPRNASLMGQAVLGSSSGPGQGVLVDTWTGQLPDNARYLITVTEFGCIPISTSYKTKPFGWIVTSFFNNVIGISDPNQLNPPAFCQDALHEEPVDFFSLFHMK